The following are encoded together in the Sphingomonas insulae genome:
- a CDS encoding AMP-dependent synthetase/ligase, which produces MFFTRAREKGDAPFLWAKIGGTWTATSWAEAARQVAALAAGLKAAGIKPGDRVMLVSENRPEWCISDLAIMAAGCITVPTYITNTERDHAHIIADSGACAIIVSTEKLAKTLLQAVLRSNRGQTVIGIDAMRAPQGSIDFHDWRTLIADHPTDPAVAEAQATFQRDDLACIIYTSGTGGAPRGVMQHHGAILHNAKGCAAVISEDFGWDDEVFLSFLPLSHAYEHTGGQHFPIGLGGQIYYAESLDKLAANIEEVRPTIMFVVPRLFEVLRTRISKAIEKQGGMSSYLLARALDIGAKENDGRVRLVDRPAQLLVRTLFRPKIAKKFGGRMKAMVSGGAPLTPEVGLFFQSLGVTFLQGYGQTEAAPVISCNRPRAGIRMDSVGPPLDDTEVVIAPDGEILVRGELVMHGYWRNEAETARVLKDGWLHTGDIGEIDAKGRIRITDRKKDLIINDKGENVAPQKVEGMLTLQPEIVQAMIAGDRRPYMVALVVPDPDWTQEWCAANGTSCKFEKLAENSAYRTAIGQAIERVNKDLSVTERIRRFVLADAPFAIENEQLTPSLKIRRHVIRGVYGERLEALYKA; this is translated from the coding sequence ATGTTCTTCACGCGCGCGCGGGAAAAGGGCGATGCGCCGTTCCTGTGGGCGAAGATCGGCGGAACGTGGACGGCGACCAGCTGGGCGGAGGCGGCGCGACAGGTCGCCGCCCTCGCCGCCGGGCTGAAGGCGGCCGGCATCAAGCCCGGCGACCGCGTGATGCTGGTGAGCGAGAATCGCCCGGAATGGTGCATCAGCGACCTTGCCATCATGGCGGCGGGCTGCATCACCGTGCCGACCTACATCACCAACACCGAACGCGACCACGCGCATATCATCGCCGATTCGGGCGCGTGCGCGATCATCGTGTCGACCGAAAAGCTCGCCAAGACGCTGTTGCAGGCGGTGCTGCGCTCCAACCGCGGACAGACGGTCATCGGCATCGATGCGATGCGGGCGCCGCAGGGCAGCATCGACTTCCACGACTGGCGCACGCTGATCGCCGACCATCCGACCGACCCGGCGGTGGCCGAGGCGCAGGCGACCTTCCAGCGCGACGACCTCGCCTGCATCATCTACACCAGCGGCACCGGCGGCGCGCCGCGCGGGGTGATGCAGCACCATGGCGCGATCCTGCACAACGCCAAGGGCTGCGCGGCGGTGATATCCGAGGATTTCGGTTGGGACGACGAGGTGTTCCTGTCGTTCCTCCCCCTCTCCCACGCCTATGAACATACCGGCGGGCAGCATTTCCCGATCGGACTGGGCGGCCAGATCTATTATGCCGAGAGCCTCGACAAGCTGGCGGCGAATATCGAAGAGGTGCGCCCGACGATCATGTTCGTCGTGCCGCGCTTGTTCGAGGTGCTGCGCACGCGGATCAGCAAGGCGATCGAGAAGCAGGGCGGCATGTCGTCCTATCTGCTGGCGAGGGCGCTCGATATCGGCGCAAAGGAAAACGACGGCCGTGTGCGGCTGGTCGACCGGCCCGCGCAGCTGCTGGTGCGCACGCTGTTCCGCCCTAAGATCGCGAAGAAATTCGGCGGGCGGATGAAGGCGATGGTGTCGGGCGGTGCGCCGCTGACGCCGGAGGTCGGGCTGTTCTTCCAGTCGCTGGGCGTCACCTTCCTGCAGGGCTATGGCCAGACCGAGGCGGCACCGGTGATATCCTGCAACCGGCCGCGGGCAGGCATCCGCATGGATTCGGTCGGCCCCCCGCTGGACGATACCGAGGTGGTGATCGCGCCCGACGGCGAAATCCTGGTGCGCGGCGAGCTGGTGATGCACGGTTACTGGCGCAACGAGGCGGAGACGGCGCGCGTCCTGAAGGACGGCTGGCTGCACACCGGCGACATCGGCGAGATCGACGCCAAGGGGCGGATCAGGATCACCGATCGCAAGAAGGACCTCATCATCAACGACAAGGGCGAGAACGTCGCGCCGCAGAAGGTCGAGGGCATGCTGACGTTGCAGCCCGAGATCGTGCAGGCGATGATCGCCGGCGACCGCCGCCCCTATATGGTCGCACTGGTGGTGCCCGACCCGGACTGGACGCAGGAATGGTGCGCGGCGAACGGCACGTCGTGCAAGTTCGAGAAGCTGGCCGAAAACAGCGCCTATCGCACCGCGATCGGCCAGGCGATCGAGCGGGTCAACAAGGACCTGTCGGTCACCGAGCGCATCCGCCGCTTCGTGCTGGCCGATGCGCCGTTCGCGATCGAAAACGAGCAATTGACGCCGAGCTTGAAGATCCGCCGCCATGTGATCCGCGGCGTGTACGGCGAGCGGCTGGAGGCCTTGTACAAGGCGTAG
- the ggt gene encoding gamma-glutamyltransferase, with product MKTLLIAIAPLLASVPPAAHAAGSPPVARQHAKAAAGAPGMVSAADPRAAAAGVEILKAGGSATDAAIATMLALNVVEPQSSGIGGGSFWVSHAAKTGKVTTIDARETAPAAADGKWFYDASGQPLSHPNAVPGGRSVGVPGALRGMALAHRQAGKLPWARLFEPAIRLARDGFRVSPRFRHSGESFGDHLTPEAIATFTVPADGILRNPAQAALLQRIARQGPDSFYVGPQAAKIVAAVNGAARNPSKMTTDDLASYDARPRDTICVPYRSYRICGMGPPSSGGITVMMILKQLERFDMGKLGKESPVAWHLFAESSRLAYADRNLYVGDPDYVRVPVKGMLDPAYLASRSALISPDATMANVTAGTPPGAPARTPAPVSEVAGTTDLAVADRDGNVVEVTTTVEGPFGSGLVVDGTVLNNQLTDFDIVPVATGPAGAPYLVANRVEGGKRPRSSMAPTIVYNADGSVRLAVGAAGGSTIIAQIAKALVGVLDWNLSAEDAIRLGLVYAPGAVATLEAGTPAATLQPALVALGERVQVAPMGLKANAIEWRQGRWIGAADPRSEGVAIGEDGVIARPTPMAPVANRPSE from the coding sequence ATGAAGACACTGTTGATCGCGATCGCCCCCCTGCTGGCGAGCGTCCCGCCCGCCGCCCATGCGGCCGGCAGCCCGCCCGTCGCGCGCCAACATGCCAAGGCGGCCGCCGGGGCGCCGGGCATGGTCAGCGCCGCCGATCCGCGGGCGGCCGCGGCGGGGGTCGAAATCCTGAAGGCGGGCGGCAGCGCCACCGATGCCGCGATCGCGACGATGCTGGCGCTGAACGTCGTCGAGCCGCAGAGTTCGGGCATCGGCGGCGGCAGCTTCTGGGTCAGCCATGCGGCGAAGACGGGCAAGGTCACGACGATCGACGCGCGCGAAACCGCCCCCGCCGCCGCCGACGGCAAATGGTTCTACGACGCGAGCGGCCAGCCGCTGAGCCATCCGAACGCGGTGCCGGGCGGGCGCAGCGTCGGCGTGCCGGGCGCGCTGCGCGGCATGGCGCTGGCGCATCGACAGGCGGGCAAGCTGCCCTGGGCCAGATTGTTCGAACCGGCGATCCGGCTGGCCCGCGACGGCTTTCGCGTCAGTCCGCGTTTCCGGCATTCGGGCGAATCGTTCGGCGACCATTTGACGCCGGAGGCGATTGCGACCTTCACCGTTCCCGCCGACGGCATCCTGCGCAATCCGGCGCAGGCGGCGCTGCTCCAGCGGATCGCCCGCCAGGGGCCGGACAGCTTTTATGTCGGGCCGCAGGCGGCGAAGATTGTCGCGGCGGTGAACGGCGCGGCGCGCAACCCGTCGAAGATGACGACCGACGACCTTGCCAGCTACGACGCCCGCCCCCGCGACACGATCTGCGTGCCGTACCGCAGCTACAGGATCTGCGGCATGGGGCCGCCGTCGTCGGGCGGGATCACGGTGATGATGATCCTGAAGCAGCTCGAACGGTTCGACATGGGCAAGCTCGGCAAGGAATCGCCCGTCGCCTGGCACCTGTTCGCCGAATCCTCGCGCCTCGCCTATGCCGATCGCAACCTGTACGTCGGCGACCCCGACTATGTCCGCGTGCCGGTGAAGGGCATGCTCGATCCCGCCTATCTCGCGTCGCGATCCGCGCTAATCTCGCCTGATGCGACGATGGCGAACGTCACCGCCGGCACGCCGCCGGGCGCGCCGGCCCGCACCCCCGCCCCGGTCAGCGAGGTGGCGGGCACCACCGACCTTGCCGTCGCCGATCGCGACGGCAACGTGGTCGAGGTGACGACCACCGTCGAAGGGCCGTTCGGATCAGGCCTGGTGGTCGACGGCACGGTGCTGAACAACCAGCTGACCGATTTCGACATCGTGCCCGTCGCCACGGGACCCGCCGGCGCGCCGTATCTGGTCGCCAACCGGGTGGAGGGCGGCAAGCGGCCGCGCAGTTCGATGGCGCCGACGATCGTCTACAATGCCGACGGCAGCGTGCGGCTGGCGGTGGGCGCGGCGGGCGGATCGACGATCATCGCACAGATCGCCAAGGCGCTGGTCGGCGTGCTCGACTGGAATTTGTCGGCCGAGGACGCCATCCGGCTGGGCCTCGTCTACGCCCCCGGCGCGGTCGCGACGCTGGAGGCGGGGACGCCCGCGGCGACGTTGCAGCCGGCCCTCGTCGCGCTTGGCGAACGGGTGCAGGTCGCGCCGATGGGGCTGAAGGCCAATGCGATCGAATGGCGGCAGGGCCGCTGGATCGGCGCCGCCGACCCGCGCAGCGAGGGCGTCGCGATCGGCGAGGATGGCGTCATCGCCCGCCCGACGCCGATGGCGCCGGTCGCCAACCGCCCGTCCGAATGA
- a CDS encoding quinone-dependent dihydroorotate dehydrogenase gives MSYALRPLLFALDAERAHALTLKALGVRATLPYPAAKANARLATRIGALTFANPLGVAAGLDKDGVAIAGLFGLGFGAVEIGTLTPLPQAGNPKPRLFRLVADRAVINRMGFNNGGLEAGLARARRATRGTGRLGINVGANKDAADRVADYVAGVTAAAPIADYVTINISSPNTPGLRDLQHGAALDDLLAACTAARGDTPLFLKVAPDLDTAAIDGIARAAIAHRLDAIIMGNTTVSRPPLRSPHADQTGGLSGAPLAVLARQRLADVRSATGGGIALIAAGGIDSGAEAYARIRAGASLVQLYSALVFEGPGLARRILAALDACLVRDGHASIADAVAAG, from the coding sequence ATGTCCTATGCCCTTCGCCCGCTACTCTTCGCCCTCGATGCCGAGCGTGCGCACGCCCTGACGCTGAAGGCGCTGGGCGTGCGGGCGACGCTGCCCTACCCCGCCGCGAAGGCGAATGCCCGCCTCGCCACCCGGATCGGCGCGCTGACGTTCGCCAATCCGCTCGGCGTCGCCGCCGGCCTCGACAAGGACGGGGTGGCGATCGCGGGGTTGTTCGGGCTGGGCTTCGGCGCGGTGGAGATCGGGACGCTGACGCCCCTGCCCCAAGCCGGCAACCCCAAGCCGCGGCTGTTCCGGCTGGTTGCGGATCGTGCGGTCATCAACCGGATGGGGTTCAACAACGGCGGGCTCGAGGCGGGACTGGCGCGCGCGCGGCGCGCGACGCGCGGCACCGGCCGGCTGGGCATCAACGTCGGCGCCAACAAGGATGCGGCCGACCGCGTCGCCGATTACGTCGCGGGCGTCACCGCCGCCGCGCCGATCGCCGACTATGTCACGATCAACATCTCATCGCCCAATACGCCGGGGCTGCGCGACCTGCAACACGGCGCGGCGCTGGACGACCTGCTGGCCGCGTGCACAGCGGCGCGGGGAGACACGCCCCTGTTCCTGAAGGTCGCGCCCGATCTGGATACGGCGGCGATCGACGGGATCGCACGCGCGGCGATCGCGCATCGGCTGGATGCGATCATCATGGGCAACACCACCGTCTCGCGCCCGCCGCTGCGATCGCCGCACGCCGACCAGACCGGCGGGCTGTCGGGAGCGCCGCTGGCGGTGCTGGCGCGGCAGCGGCTGGCCGACGTGCGCAGCGCGACTGGCGGCGGCATCGCGCTGATCGCGGCGGGCGGGATCGACAGCGGGGCGGAGGCCTATGCCCGCATCCGGGCGGGCGCGAGCCTGGTGCAGCTGTATTCGGCGCTGGTGTTCGAGGGGCCGGGCCTCGCGCGGCGCATCCTCGCCGCCCTCGACGCCTGCCTCGTCCGCGATGGCCATGCGAGCATCGCCGATGCCGTAGCGGCGGGGTAG
- a CDS encoding SUF system Fe-S cluster assembly regulator, whose product MRLSSLADYAVVMMSAAARHCGGAARLNATLLAEETGVPLPTAQKLVSRLSSAGLIESARGTGGGFRLARPAAAISLADIIEAVEGPIQMTSCVEGSRHDCAIEGSCQVRPHWGVVNEAVRGALAGVSLARLSRAPTPTHDPIPAPIGEQV is encoded by the coding sequence ATGCGCCTCAGCAGCCTAGCCGATTATGCGGTCGTCATGATGTCCGCCGCCGCGCGCCATTGCGGTGGCGCGGCACGACTGAATGCGACCCTGCTCGCCGAGGAAACCGGTGTGCCGCTGCCGACCGCGCAGAAGCTGGTCAGTCGCCTGTCGAGCGCCGGCCTGATCGAAAGCGCGCGCGGCACCGGCGGCGGTTTCCGCCTCGCGCGCCCCGCCGCGGCGATCAGCCTCGCCGACATCATCGAGGCGGTCGAAGGGCCGATCCAGATGACCTCGTGCGTCGAGGGCAGCCGTCACGATTGCGCTATCGAGGGCAGTTGCCAGGTCCGCCCGCACTGGGGCGTCGTCAACGAAGCGGTTCGCGGCGCGCTTGCCGGCGTATCGCTCGCCCGCCTGTCCCGGGCGCCTACCCCCACTCACGATCCCATTCCCGCCCCTATCGGCGAACAGGTGTAA
- the sufB gene encoding Fe-S cluster assembly protein SufB, whose product MATKNAEAYAAVSKTYEWGFSSDIEQDFAPKGLSEDTVRYISAKKDEPEWMLDWRLKAFRLWQTMEAPDWAKLNVPPINYQDAYYYAEPKAKPKLGSLDEVDPEILRVYEKLGIPIAEQKMLAGVEDLDADGNPKRRVAVDAVFDSVSVATTFRKELEAAGVIFRSISEAIREYPDLVRKWLGKVVPQRDNYFATLNSAVFSDGTFVYIPEGVRCPMELSTYFRINAENTGQFERTLIVADKGSYVSYLEGCTAPMRDENQLHAAVVELVAMDDAEIKYSTVQNWYPGDENGVGGIYNFVTKRALCQGKNSKVSWTQVETGSAITWKYPSCVLAGDGSVGEFYSVAVTNNRQQADTGTKMIHLGKNTRSTIVSKGISAGRSDNTYRGLVRVGPTAENVRNFTQCDSLLLGDQCGAHTVPYIEVKNPSAQIEHEATTSKISEDQLFYAMSRGLDQEAAVALIVNGFAREVLQQLPMEFAVEAQKLLGISLEGSVG is encoded by the coding sequence ATGGCGACCAAGAACGCAGAGGCCTATGCGGCCGTCTCCAAGACCTACGAATGGGGCTTTTCGTCCGACATCGAACAGGACTTCGCGCCCAAGGGGCTGAGCGAGGACACCGTCCGCTACATCAGCGCCAAGAAGGACGAGCCCGAATGGATGCTCGACTGGCGGCTTAAGGCGTTCCGCCTGTGGCAGACGATGGAGGCGCCGGACTGGGCCAAGCTCAACGTGCCCCCGATCAACTATCAGGACGCTTATTACTACGCCGAACCCAAGGCGAAGCCCAAGCTGGGGTCGCTGGACGAGGTCGACCCCGAGATCCTGCGCGTCTACGAAAAGCTCGGCATCCCGATCGCCGAGCAGAAGATGCTCGCCGGCGTCGAGGACCTCGATGCGGACGGCAACCCCAAGCGCCGCGTCGCGGTCGACGCGGTGTTCGACAGCGTCAGCGTCGCCACCACCTTCCGCAAGGAGCTGGAGGCTGCCGGCGTCATCTTCCGCTCGATCAGCGAGGCGATCCGCGAATACCCCGATCTGGTCCGCAAGTGGCTGGGCAAGGTCGTGCCGCAGCGCGACAATTACTTCGCCACGCTCAACAGCGCGGTCTTTTCCGACGGCACCTTCGTCTACATTCCCGAGGGCGTTCGCTGCCCGATGGAGCTGTCGACCTATTTCCGCATCAATGCCGAAAACACCGGCCAGTTCGAACGCACGCTGATCGTCGCCGACAAGGGGAGCTATGTCAGCTACCTCGAAGGCTGCACCGCCCCGATGCGCGATGAGAACCAGCTCCACGCCGCCGTGGTCGAGCTGGTCGCGATGGACGATGCCGAGATCAAGTACTCGACCGTCCAGAACTGGTATCCGGGCGATGAAAACGGCGTCGGCGGCATCTACAATTTCGTCACCAAGCGGGCGCTCTGCCAGGGCAAGAACAGCAAGGTGTCGTGGACGCAGGTCGAAACCGGCAGCGCGATCACCTGGAAATACCCCAGCTGCGTGCTGGCGGGCGACGGCTCGGTCGGCGAATTCTACTCGGTCGCCGTCACCAACAACCGCCAGCAGGCGGACACCGGCACCAAGATGATCCATCTGGGCAAGAACACCCGGTCGACCATCGTGTCGAAGGGGATCAGCGCCGGCCGCTCCGACAACACCTATCGCGGCCTCGTCCGCGTCGGCCCGACCGCGGAGAACGTCCGCAACTTCACCCAGTGCGACAGCCTGCTGCTGGGCGACCAGTGCGGCGCCCACACCGTGCCGTACATCGAGGTCAAGAACCCGAGCGCGCAGATCGAGCACGAGGCGACGACGTCGAAGATCAGCGAAGACCAGCTTTTCTACGCCATGAGCCGCGGCCTCGATCAGGAAGCCGCGGTGGCGTTGATCGTCAACGGCTTCGCCCGCGAAGTGCTGCAACAGCTGCCGATGGAATTCGCCGTCGAGGCACAAAAGCTGCTGGGGATTTCACTTGAAGGCAGCGTGGGGTGA
- the sufC gene encoding Fe-S cluster assembly ATPase SufC produces the protein MLKIENLHAEIDGKPILKGLSLEVNAGEIHAIMGPNGAGKSTLGYVLGGRPGYEVTEGSITFAPENGQPQDLLELAPNERAAAGVFLGFQYPVEIPGVSNVQFLREALNAQRATRDEKPLSGAEFLKLARAQAASLEMDAEMLKRPVNVGFSGGEKKRNEMVQMGIVNPKFAILDETDSGLDIDALRIVGDGINRIMRAPDKAVLLITHYQRLLDYVQPDFVHVLADGRIVRSGGADLAHELEREGYAGVAA, from the coding sequence ATGCTCAAGATTGAAAACCTCCACGCCGAAATCGACGGCAAGCCGATCCTCAAGGGACTCTCGCTCGAAGTGAACGCGGGCGAGATCCACGCGATCATGGGCCCGAATGGCGCGGGCAAGTCGACGCTCGGCTATGTCCTCGGCGGTCGTCCCGGTTACGAGGTGACCGAAGGCTCGATCACCTTTGCCCCTGAAAACGGACAACCCCAGGACCTGCTCGAACTCGCCCCCAACGAGCGCGCCGCGGCGGGCGTGTTCCTCGGCTTCCAGTATCCGGTCGAAATCCCCGGCGTCAGCAACGTCCAGTTCCTGCGCGAGGCGCTGAACGCGCAGCGTGCGACGCGCGATGAGAAGCCGCTGTCGGGCGCCGAATTCCTGAAGCTCGCCCGCGCGCAGGCGGCAAGCCTCGAAATGGATGCCGAGATGCTCAAGCGTCCCGTCAACGTCGGCTTCTCCGGCGGCGAGAAGAAGCGCAATGAGATGGTTCAGATGGGCATCGTCAACCCGAAGTTCGCGATCCTCGATGAAACCGACAGCGGCCTCGACATCGACGCGCTGCGCATCGTCGGCGACGGCATCAACCGCATCATGCGCGCGCCCGACAAGGCGGTGCTGCTCATCACCCACTACCAGCGCCTGCTCGATTACGTGCAGCCCGATTTCGTCCACGTCCTCGCCGATGGCCGCATCGTCCGTTCGGGCGGCGCCGACCTCGCGCACGAACTGGAGCGCGAGGGCTATGCGGGGGTGGCTGCGTGA
- a CDS encoding SufD family Fe-S cluster assembly protein, with amino-acid sequence MTLDLPTTREEAFRWADMPAIEAARALPAAAIATPDPILADAARLVFVGGALIERTGDLAIADDTVASDHALARFASGRGHRITLAPRTVTAIEITRVNAGEDSHTPLVITLGEDAVLTLVESFTGAGWTNTLTRFDLGKGARVMRAVRVVQSAGFVSTRDEVSIAEAASFVSVALGATGAGTRLDAALTLNGDGAYAELGGALLTRDDQRQECAVRVRHAAPNGQSHQLWRAVAADRSTVSLAAAVEVARDAQKTDGEQSLRGLLLKRTATVNLKPELEIFADDVKCAHGATIGELDDRALFYMQSRGIPEPRAKALLTRAFVADALDRIADDTVRDTFAADADAWLEQTL; translated from the coding sequence ATGACCCTCGACCTCCCCACCACCCGCGAGGAAGCCTTCCGCTGGGCGGACATGCCCGCGATCGAGGCCGCACGCGCCCTCCCGGCCGCGGCGATCGCAACGCCCGACCCGATCCTCGCCGATGCCGCACGCCTCGTGTTCGTCGGCGGCGCGCTGATCGAGCGGACCGGTGACCTGGCGATCGCCGACGACACCGTCGCCAGCGACCATGCGCTCGCCCGCTTCGCCTCGGGCCGGGGCCATCGCATCACGCTCGCCCCCCGCACCGTCACGGCGATCGAGATCACCCGCGTCAACGCCGGCGAAGATAGCCATACCCCGCTCGTCATCACCCTCGGCGAAGACGCGGTGCTGACGCTGGTCGAGAGCTTCACCGGCGCCGGCTGGACCAATACGCTGACCCGCTTCGACCTCGGCAAGGGCGCCCGCGTCATGCGGGCCGTCCGCGTCGTCCAGTCGGCCGGCTTCGTCTCGACCCGCGACGAAGTGAGCATCGCCGAAGCCGCCAGCTTCGTCTCGGTGGCGCTGGGCGCGACGGGGGCCGGTACCCGGCTCGACGCGGCGCTTACCCTCAATGGCGATGGCGCCTATGCCGAACTCGGCGGTGCGCTGCTGACCCGCGACGACCAGCGCCAGGAATGCGCGGTGCGCGTGCGCCATGCCGCGCCCAATGGCCAGTCGCACCAGCTCTGGCGCGCCGTCGCCGCCGATCGCTCCACCGTCAGCCTCGCCGCCGCGGTCGAGGTCGCGCGCGACGCGCAGAAGACCGACGGCGAACAGTCGCTCCGCGGTCTGTTGCTGAAGCGCACCGCGACGGTGAACCTCAAGCCCGAGCTGGAGATTTTCGCCGACGACGTGAAATGCGCGCATGGTGCGACGATCGGCGAACTCGACGATCGCGCCCTGTTCTACATGCAGAGCCGCGGCATCCCCGAACCCCGCGCGAAAGCCCTCCTGACCCGCGCCTTCGTCGCCGACGCGCTCGACCGCATCGCCGACGACACCGTGCGAGACACGTTCGCGGCGGACGCGGATGCATGGCTGGAGCAAACGTTGTGA